The Porites lutea chromosome 11, jaPorLute2.1, whole genome shotgun sequence genome includes a region encoding these proteins:
- the LOC140951976 gene encoding uncharacterized protein translates to MGQHLTHTDSRVRDLQSELETHEERLRTMRERLINLQLATMQGELENQLATMQNEFTAMEEQLLEFQGQEELLREKRQQVLDLQNQLEKNELEMTTMKKQLKRFKGQADHLEEEQQRVIEVQHQLKTTQHELAATREQLNEYVEYEVLLRDERRQIVELQQRLEANENQMTTMRERINENEDQGELLREEKQRVTELENQLEVSQHELSTMVEQLNELQRQSEQLREKEQQVAELQNQLETNQCELITAREQFARFQRQGERLREEEQRVIQLQSQLETTRQVLAGVEEELTALQHRETEQNRSLGAYQCKESRDWVIYRHEVVKNQKLGEGAWGIVFRGKFHGCDVAVKQMHESIMSDYNRRLFEREVAIASKCRHPCLLQFIGATADNKRPLLVTEIMECSLRTRLYNDDNTPLSSTEICVISLDVARALNYLHQKREPIIHHDVSSGNVLLWRQGDQWRAKVSDYGTANFVRQSTINYAGAAIYQAPESLNGDPDQPISCKVDVYSFGVLLCEMCIREQPVQEDRERQIERIRNCYHRGLVRRCVQEEPWERPNMDTVIEELEML, encoded by the exons ATGGGACAGCATTTAACTCATACTGACAGTCGAGTTCGTGATCTGCAAAGTGAGTTAGAAACTCATGAGGAAAGACTACGAACCATGAGGGAAAGGCTAATTAATTTGCAGTTGGCGACCATGCAAGGCGAGCTGGAGAATCAATTGGCAACAATGCAGAATGAGTTTACAGCAATGGAAGAACAACTGCTTGAATTTCAAGGACAAGAGGAACTCCTGAGAGAGAAAAGGCAGCAAGTTCTTGACCTGCAAAATCAGTTGGAGAAAAACGAACTTGAAATGACCACAATGAAAAAACAACTGAAGAGGTTTAAAGGACAAGCTGACCATTTAGAAGAAGAACAACAACGCGTTATTGAAGTGCAACATCAGCTGAAAACAACGCAGCATGAACTGGCTGCAACGAGAGAACAGCTAAATGAATATGTAGAATATGAGGTACTATTACGAGACGAACGGCGGCAAATTGTTGAGCTGCAACAGCGGTTAGAAGCAAACGAAAATCAAATGACAACAATGAGagaaagaataaatgaaaaCGAAGATCAAGGAGAACTTCTTCGAGAAGAAAAACAACGCGTTACTGAGTTGGAGAATCAGCTAGAGGTAAGCCAGCACGAACTGTCTACAATGGTGGAACAACTGAATGAACTACAAAGACAAAGCGAGCAATTAAGGGAAAAAGAACAACAAGTGGCTGAACTGCAAAATCAATTAGAAACAAACCAGTGTGAATTAATAACAGCGAGAGAACAATTTGCTAGATTCCAAAGGCAAGGTGAACGATTAAGAGAGGAAGAACAACGAGTTATTCAACTGCAAAGTCAGCTGGAAACAACTCGGCAAGTTTTAGCAGGAGTGGAAGAAGAGCTAACAGCATTACAACATCGCGaaactgaacaaaacagaaGTCTTGGTGCATATCAATGTAAAGAGTCACGCGATTGGGTCATTTATCGCCACGAAGTTGTCAAAAATCAAAAGCTGGGGGAAGGAGCGTGGGGCATTGTTTTTCGGGGAAAGTTCCATGGGTGTGACGTTGCTGTAAAACAAATGCACGAGTCCATAATGTCGGATTACAACAGGCGCTTGTTTGAGCGAGAAGTCGCAATTGCCTCTAAATGTCGTCATCCATGTTTGTTACAGTTCATTGGTGCGACTGCCGATAACAAAAGGCCACTGCTTGTAACGGAGATTATGGAGTGCAGTTTACGAACGAGGTTATATAATGATGACAATACACCTCTCTCTTCCACAGAGATTTGTGTTATTTCATTGGACGTAGCTCGAGCTCTAAATTATCTTCACCAGAAGCGTGAGCCTATAATCCACCATGACGTCAGCAGCGGTAATGTGTTGTTATGGCGACAAGGTGACCAATGGAGAGCCAAAGTGTCCGATTATGGCACTGCTAATTTTGTACGCCAGAGCACTATCAATTACGCAGGGGCTGCGATCTATCAAGCACCCGAGTCGTTGAACGGAGATCCAGATCAACCCATAAGCTGTAAG GTTGATGTGTATAGTTTTGGTGTCCTCCTCTGTGAAATGTGCATCAGAGAACAACCAGTCCAGGAGGACCGTGAGAGGCAAATAGAGCGGATCAGAAACTGCTACCATCGAGGCCTTGTGAGGCGCTGTGTACAGGAAGAGCCTTGGGAGAGGCCAAATATGGACACGGTTATCGAAGAACTGGAGATGCTATGA
- the LOC140952087 gene encoding uncharacterized protein, whose amino-acid sequence MQSQLEEKEHQLTTMATQLHGFQNQEELVSQLQEQLRNKEQKMAVMREELSQTEQRESGFKCILSSFQQDSSREWVINRREIQLSNQELGRGAWGSVLRGTFRGCDVAVKQMHVKITSDFNRHLFEREVDMASKCRHPCLLLFIGATTDDKLPLLVTEIMDCSLRNRLYESEQPPLCAAEVSVISLDVARALNYLHEKATPIIHRDISSGNVLLWRCGNQWRAKVSDYGTANLVSQSQRNELGTALYSPPECLTEDPNRPISCKVDVYSFGVLLCEMNIKKQPDPRRRRMQIDEMTNAAFQRLVRRCIVREPADRPNMETVIEELK is encoded by the exons ATGCAAAGTCAGTTAGAAGAAAAGGAGCATCAATTGACGACAATGGCAACACAATTGCATGGATTTCAAAATCAAGAAGAGCTAGTCAGTCAGCTGCAAGAACAACTGAGAAATAAAGAGCAAAAGATGGCAGTGATGAGGGAAGAACTGAGTCAAACAGAGCAGCGTGAGAGTGGCTTCAAGTgcattctttcttcttttcaacAGGACAGTTCACGTGAGTGGGTCATTAATCGGCGTGAAATTCAACTTTCGAATCAAGAGCTCGGGCGAGGGGCTTGGGGAAGTGTTTTAAGAGGAACTTTTCGCGGTTGTGATGTCGCTGTGAAACAAATGCACGTAAAAATAACCTCTGATTTCAACAGACATTTATTTGAGAGAGAAGTGGATATGGCTTCAAAATGTCGCCATCCCTGCTTATTACTTTTTATTGGGGCTACGACTGATGACAAATTACCATTGCTAGTTACAGAAATTATGGACTGCAGTTTGAGAAATAGATTGTATGAAAGCGAGCAGCCTCCTTTATGTGCAGCTGAAGTGTCTGTTATCTCACTCGATGTAGCGCGGGCGCTTAATTACTTGCACGAGAAGGCCACACCCATCATCCACCGTGATATCAGCAGTGGAAATGTGTTGCTGTGGCGATGTGGTAACCAATGGAGAGCAAAGGTGTCCGATTATGGTACAGCTAACCTTGTGAGCCAGAGCCAAAGAAATGAACTGGGGACTGCATTGTATAGTCCACCCGAGTGCTTAACTGAAGATCCCAACCGACCAATTAGTTGCAAG GTCGATGTTTATAGCTTTGGCGTTTTGCTGTGCGAAATGAACATCAAGAAACAGCCAGACCCGCGGCGGCGTCGAATGCAAATAGACGAGATGACGAACGCTGCGTTTCAACGACTTGTGAGACGGTGCATAGTAAGAGAGCCTGCGGATAGGCCAAACATGGAAACAGTAATTGAAGAACTTAAGTGA